A window of the Henckelia pumila isolate YLH828 chromosome 3, ASM3356847v2, whole genome shotgun sequence genome harbors these coding sequences:
- the LOC140891965 gene encoding protein KINESIN LIGHT CHAIN-RELATED 2-like, producing the protein MAELLVDGSNNGDKSGNKHTEFFDELSPKSPLSTHGPPLSALSSESESLDLILDGVVNTSIEQLYLNVCEMQSSDYSPSRLSYLSYGEESRIDSELRYLAGADYWAPREIKQDVVTWENGGDTTPEDGKGFKDEDSGNAKRSPRLLPLGSVMSRAFSGRPPNGKKGVKAVRKLGVVSSMRNEESLPFVGAKWRIGGEDHGGDQAAYLGPYLLKQARDMIALGDNSTQKALEFSLRAMKSFEASVGSEPCLDFVMCLHVVAALYCRLGRHAEAVPILERSIEIPALDSGQDHALAKFSGCMQLGDTYAILGQIENSILFYTAGLEIQRQVLGEKDPRFGETLRYLAESNVQAMQFDEAEKLCLMALEIHKEIGSPASVEEAADRRLLGLICDVRGDYEGALEHYVLASMAVAARGRDADVAAIDCNIGDSYLHLARYDEAIFAYQKALNILKSIKGENHSSVASVFVRLAGLYNKIGKLNESKSNCKRALQIYAKPKPGSAPEEIASGLVDISAIYESMNEPNRALQLLQKAIKVYGNAPGRQCTVAGIEAQMGVLYYILGSFSESYASLKSAILKFRAVGEKRSAFFGIALNQMGLACVRLYLINEAADLFEEATCVLEAESGPDHADTLGVYSNLAGTYDAMGRVSDAIEILEYVVQVREEKLGTANPDVEDEKRRLAELLKEAGVVRTRKSRSLEALLVNNSYNIRPYGIDVS; encoded by the exons ATGGCTGAGTTATTGGTGGATGGATCCAATAATGGTGACAAGTCTGGGAACAAACACACAGAATTTTTCGACGAATTGTCCCCGAAGAGTCCCTTGAGCACACATGGACCTCCCTTGAGTGCTCTAAGTTCCGAAAGCGAATCGCTGGACCTGATCTTAGATGGCGTTGTGAACACCTCCATAGAGCAACTGTATCTCAACGTCTGCGAGATGCAAAGCTCAGACTACTCACCCTCGAGGCTTAGTTATTTGTCTTATGGTGAAGAGTCTCGGATCGATTCTGAACTGCGGTATCTTGCTGGTGCCGATTATTGGGCTCCAAGGGAGATCAAACAGGATGTTGTGACTTGGGAAAATGGAGGAGATACTACTCCTGAAGATGGTAAGGGATTTAAAGATGAAGATTCTGGGAACGCGAAAAGATCTCCTCGGTTGTTGCCATTGGGCTCTGTTATGAGCAGGGCTTTTAGTGGTAGGCCTCCTAATGGAAAGAAAGGTGTCAAGGCTGTAAGAAAGTTGGGTGTAGTTTCCTCCATGAGAAATGAGGAAAGCCTGCCCTTTGTAGGGGCGAAATGGCGAATTGGAGGTGAAGATCATGGTGGTGATCAAGCGGCGTATCTTGGGCCGTATTTACTTAAACAGGCGAGGGACATGATAGCTTTGGGGGATAATAGTACTCAAAAGGCTCTTGAGTTTTCTCTTCGAGCAATGAAGTCGTTTGAGGCTTCGGTAGGTTCGGAGCCTTGTTTGGATTTCGTCATGTGTCTACATGTTGTGGCCGCATTGTACTGTAGGCTAGGGAGGCACGCGGAGGCGGTTCCCATTCTTGAGCGGTCTATTGAAATTCCCGCGCTGGATTCAGGGCAGGATCATGCACTGGCGAAATTTTCGGGATGTATGCAGTTGGGAGATACATATGCGATTCTTGGACAGATTGAGAATTCTATACTGTTTTACACAGCAGGTCTGGAGATTCAACGTCAGGTTCTCGGAGAAAAAGACCCTCGATTTGGAGAGACTTTGAGGTATTTGGCGGAGTCCAATGTTCAAGCTATGCAATTTGATGAGGCTGAAAAGCTCTGTTTGATGGCACTTGAGATTCATAAAGAGATTGGCTCGCCAGCTTCTGTGGAGGAAGCAGCAGACAGGAGACTATTGGGGCTTATTTGTGATGTGAGAGGAGATTATGAAGGTGCACTCGAGCATTATGTTCTAGCAAGCATGGCCGTGGCTGCTCGTGGGCGCGATGCTGATGTGGCTGCAATAGACTGCAATATCGGGGATTCGTATCTACATTTGGCTCGTTATGATGAGGCTATATTTGCTTATCAAAAAGCTCTAAACATTTTGAAGTCGATTAAAGGAGAGAACCATTCGTCGGTTGCTTCGGTCTTTGTTCGTCTGGCCGGTTTATACAACAAGATAGGGAAACTAAATGAATCCAAATCTAACTGCAAAAGGGCACTTCAGATTTATGCTAAGCCAAAACCTGGCAGCGCTCCGGAAGAAATAGCCAGTGGTTTAGTGGATATCTCTGCTATATATGAATCGATGAATGAACCGAACCGTGCACTCCAGTTGCTACAGAAGGCTATAAAAGTATATGGAAATGCACCGGGGAGGCAATGCACGGTTGCAGGAATCGAAGCTCAGATGGGGGTCTTGTACTATATTTTAGGGAGTTTTTCCGAGTCCTATGCCTCATTGAAGAGTGCCATTCTGAAGTTCCGAGCCGTGGGAGAGAAGAGATCTGCATTTTTTGGTATTGCTTTGAATCAAATGGGGCTTGCTTGTGTGCGACTTTATTTGATAAATGAGGCGGCTGATTTGTTTGAAGAGGCTACATGTGTTCTTGAGGCTGAGTCTGGACCAGACCATGCTGACACTTTAGGAGTTTACAGCAATCTTGCTGGTACATACGATGCAATGGGGAG GGTCAGTGATGCTATTGAAATCTTGGAATATGTGGTTCAAGTGAGAGAAGAGAAGCTTGGAACGGCTAACCCCGATGTTGAAGATGAGAAGCGGAGACTGGCGGAGTTGTTAAAAGAAGCCGGTGTTGTGAGAACCCGGAAATCAAGATCACTTGAAGCTTTACTTGTCAATAATTCTTACAACATCAGACCGTATGGAATTGATGtgtcatga
- the LOC140887286 gene encoding carbonic anhydrase, chloroplastic-like, with protein sequence MSTVSLNGCLLTPSAHLSRPVAAAFRPVASARLDSPASAPPSLIRNEPVFAAPAPVIHPLLKQDMAKDSYEEAIAALQKLLSEKGELGPVAAAKIGEITAELQTPSGGPSVSASVERLKTGFITFKKEKYDKHPALYGELAKGQSPKFMVFACADSRVCPSHVLNFHPGDAFVVRNIANMVPPFDKTRYAGVGSAIEYAVLHLKVQEIVVIGHSACGGIKGLMSFALDGSSNTDFIEDWVKICLPAKKKVIAECSGETPFGDQCALCEKEAVNVSLGNLLSYPFVREGLVKKTLALKGGYYDFVKGTFEVWALDFSLSPSVSV encoded by the exons ATGTCGACTGTAAGCCTAAACGGTTGCTTGCTTACTCCATCTGCCCACTTATCCAGACCCGTCGCCGCCGCATTCCGCCCCGTTGCCTCCGCAAGGCTTGATTCCCCCGCCTCCGCTCCACCCAGCCTCATCCGCAACGAGCCCGTTTTCGCCGCCCCGGCTCCCGTCATCCACCCACTTTTG AAACAAGACATGGCGAAGGACTCTTATGAAGAAGCCATTGCGGCACTTCAAAAGCTCCTGAG TGAGAAGGGAGAACTTGGACCGGTGGCAGCCGCAAAAATCGGTGAAATAACGGCGGAGTTGCAAACACCCAGTGGCGGCCCTTCTGTTTCCGCTTCCGTGGAGAGGCTGAAGACTGGATTCATCACTTTCAAAAAGGAAAAATATGA CAAGCATCCAGCATTGTACGGTGAACTTGCCAAAGGCCAGAGTCCTAAG TTTATGGTATTCGCATGTGCGGACTCACGCGTGTGTCCATCTCACGTGCTGAACTTCCATCCGGGGGACGCATTCGTGGTCAGGAATATTGCCAACATGGTGCCGCCATTCGATAAG ACCAGGTACGCCGGAGTCGGGTCCGCGATTGAGTACGCTGTGCTGCACCTCAAG gtTCAAGAAATAGTAGTGATAGGGCACAGTGCCTGTGGAGGAATCAAGGGGCTCATGTCTTTTGCACTCGATGGATCTTCCAACAC TGATTTCATAGAAGACTGGGTGAAAATATGCTTACCAGCGAAGAAGAAGGTGATTGCTGAGTGTAGTGGGGAAACACCCTTTGGAGATCAATGCGCCTTATGTGAAAAG GAAGCAGTGAACGTTTCACTTGGAAATCTTCTTTCGTATCCGTTTGTGAGAGAGGGTCTGGTGAAGAAGACATTGGCACTCAAGGGTGGTTACTATGACTTCGTTAAGGGAACTTTCGAGGTCTGGGCACTTGACTTCAGCCTTTCGCCATCTGTGTCCGTTTGA
- the LOC140893282 gene encoding uncharacterized protein has product MMENGPEDTYACPSFSSYSSERMAEIAGKVAGENQDDEFEFALAPTEDQNDEFFHRGQIGPVFPLFRRDLLLSCDESSSMSSVECIKVPLSQLLEETRRDENEGDPASCSSSEADELESIPAGTYCVWRPPKPPSETPSPSRCKKSKSTGSASKRWKLPEFLRRSNSEGKDSLVFMTPRHKTAETSRKSTERISGTASAHEALYVQNRAKKENDRKKSYLPYRPDLVGFFGGGNSLGKSSPRF; this is encoded by the coding sequence ATGATGGAGAATGGGCCAGAAGATACATACGCGTGCCCTAGCTTCAGCAGCTACTCTTCCGAAAGGATGGCTGAAATCGCAGGGAAAGTGGCCGGGGAGAACCAAGACGATGAATTCGAGTTCGCTTTGGCGCCAACTGAAGATCAAAACGACGAATTTTTTCACCGAGGTCAAATCGGTCCAGTTTTCCCGCTGTTCCGCCGCGATCTGTTGTTGAGCTGCGATGAGTCGTCGAGCATGAGTAGCGTGGAGTGTATCAAAGTTCCTCTGAGCCAGCTTCTGGAGGAGACTCGGAGAGACGAGAACGAAGGCGACCCAGCCTCGTGTTCGTCGTCGGAAGCAGACGAATTGGAGAGCATACCCGCCGGAACTTACTGCGTGTGGAGGCCGCCGAAACCTCCCTCCGAAACTCCGTCCCCCAGCCGGTGCAAGAAGAGCAAATCCACAGGATCGGCGTCGAAACGGTGGAAGCTCCCAGAATTCCTGCGGCGGAGCAACAGCGAAGGAAAGGACTCTCTCGTATTCATGACTCCGAGGCACAAAACAGCAGAAACCTCGAGAAAATCGACGGAAAGGATCTCCGGCACGGCGTCGGCTCACGAGGCACTTTACGTGCAGAACAGAGCAAAGAAGGAAAACGATCGGAAGAAATCGTACTTGCCATACAGACCGGATCTCGTAGGGTTTTTCGGCGGTGGAAACAGCTTGGGCAAAAGTTCGCCGCGCTTCTAG
- the LOC140888674 gene encoding uncharacterized protein — MACTGKSCQSCTAGVIADCVAVCCCPCAVVNLLALAFLKLPWAVARRCLGRAGKMKQKQKMVEEEREWFEAGDMDGISRKRRACEVAVEEEARAKICAGFEIEEIWYEVGHLGFGRVSFTGVDHLNDQG; from the coding sequence ATGGCGTGCACGGGGAAATCATGCCAGTCTTGCACGGCGGGGGTGATAGCCGACTGCGTGGCGGTGTGCTGCTGCCCGTGCGCGGTGGTGAACCTCCTGGCGCTGGCTTTCCTCAAGCTGCCGTGGGCGGTGGCGCGTAGATGCCTCGGGCGGGCCGGGAAGATGAAGCAGAAGCAGAAGATGGTGGAAGAAGAGAGGGAATGGTTCGAAGCTGGGGACATGGATGGAATTTCGAGAAAGAGAAGGGCATGCGAAGTTGCTGTGGAAGAAGAGGCCAGGGCCAAAATATGTGCGGGGTTCGAAATAGAGGAGATTTGGTACGAGGTTGGGCATTTGGGTTTTGGGAGGGTTTCTTTTACCGGGGTTGATCATTTGAATGACCAGGGGTAA